Proteins encoded together in one Microbacterium sp. ABRD28 window:
- the ppk2 gene encoding polyphosphate kinase 2, with translation MARRIPRELYENELARLQARLVEMQAWVQATGARIVVIFEGRDAAGKGSTIKRVSEYLNPRVTRIVALPAPTDRERTQWYFQRYIAHLPAAGEIVLMDRSWYNRAGVEHVMGYCTNAEYHRFLHQAPIFERMLAEDGILLLKYWFSVSDVEQERRFRSRAKDPMRRWKLSPNDVLSITRWEDYSRAKDTMFVHTDIPEAPWFEVDNEDKRRGRLNMIAHLLSQVPYRDIERPVIEIPERPASGGYERPPRNLENDVPDHAGEMLRRIHAGEKLPPLPLLE, from the coding sequence ATGGCACGCCGGATCCCACGGGAACTGTATGAGAACGAGCTCGCCCGGCTGCAGGCGCGGCTGGTCGAGATGCAGGCATGGGTGCAGGCCACCGGCGCCCGCATCGTGGTGATCTTCGAGGGCCGGGACGCAGCGGGCAAAGGCTCCACGATCAAGCGGGTGTCGGAATACCTCAACCCCCGCGTCACGCGGATCGTCGCCCTGCCCGCGCCCACCGACCGCGAGAGGACCCAGTGGTACTTCCAGCGGTACATCGCCCACCTGCCCGCGGCCGGTGAGATCGTGCTGATGGACCGCTCCTGGTACAACCGGGCCGGTGTGGAGCACGTGATGGGCTACTGCACCAATGCCGAGTACCACCGGTTCCTGCACCAGGCGCCGATCTTCGAGCGGATGCTGGCGGAAGACGGCATCCTGCTGCTGAAGTACTGGTTCAGCGTCTCGGACGTGGAGCAGGAGCGCCGCTTCCGCTCGCGGGCGAAGGACCCGATGCGCCGCTGGAAGCTCAGCCCCAACGATGTGCTGTCGATCACCAGATGGGAGGACTACTCCCGCGCGAAGGACACGATGTTCGTGCACACCGACATCCCCGAGGCGCCCTGGTTCGAGGTGGACAACGAGGACAAGCGCCGCGGCCGGCTCAACATGATCGCGCACCTGCTGTCGCAGGTCCCGTACCGCGATATCGAGCGTCCTGTCATCGAGATCCCCGAGCGACCCGCCTCCGGCGGGTACGAGCGCCCACCGCGCAACCTCGAGAACGACGTGCCCGACCACGCGGGCGAGATGCTGCGACGCATCCACGCCGGGGAGAAGCTCCCGCCGCTGCCCCTGCTGGAATGA
- a CDS encoding AzlC family ABC transporter permease — MNQHADARQAWRDALGVALATSAYGVSFGALSVAAGLDVWQTCVLSLLMFTGGSQFAFVGIIGAGGVAAAPAAIASAALLGVRNIAYGMRMSAIVGPGAMKRLAAAHVTIDESTAVSLARGTSRGRAIGFWVTGVGIYVGWNLSTLAGALLGDVLGDPRAWGLDAAAAAAFLALLWPRLRERQAIATGIAAAVVATVLTPVLLPGVPVLVAAFVAVIIGWGNLLGRAPTSAVPKQEIS, encoded by the coding sequence ATGAACCAGCACGCCGACGCCCGTCAGGCCTGGCGGGATGCACTCGGTGTCGCGCTGGCCACGAGCGCGTACGGGGTGTCCTTCGGCGCGCTGTCGGTGGCGGCGGGGCTGGATGTCTGGCAGACGTGCGTGCTCAGCCTGCTGATGTTCACAGGAGGGTCGCAATTCGCCTTCGTCGGCATCATCGGAGCAGGGGGAGTGGCGGCCGCTCCCGCCGCGATCGCCTCCGCTGCGCTTCTGGGCGTCCGCAACATCGCCTACGGCATGCGGATGTCGGCGATCGTGGGACCCGGTGCGATGAAGCGGCTCGCAGCCGCCCACGTCACCATCGACGAGTCCACCGCCGTCTCCCTTGCGCGAGGCACCTCGAGAGGACGGGCGATCGGCTTCTGGGTGACGGGCGTCGGCATCTACGTCGGCTGGAATCTGTCCACGCTCGCCGGGGCCCTTCTCGGTGACGTCCTCGGCGATCCGCGCGCCTGGGGACTCGACGCCGCGGCCGCAGCGGCGTTCCTGGCCCTCCTGTGGCCGCGTCTGCGGGAACGGCAGGCCATCGCGACCGGCATCGCCGCGGCCGTGGTCGCCACGGTGCTCACCCCGGTGCTCCTGCCCGGTGTCCCGGTGCTGGTGGCGGCGTTCGTGGCTGTGATCATCGGCTGGGGGAACCTCCTCGGCCGCGCCCCGACCAGCGCGGTGCCGAAGCAGGAGATCTCATGA
- the dapD gene encoding 2,3,4,5-tetrahydropyridine-2,6-dicarboxylate N-succinyltransferase — protein sequence MSEDRWVWGVGLSTIAENGTALDAWFPEPRVGRLPTGFDPALAASDIERHAVPDPRRAVDIDVVALEIDLDHPPTSTADAYLRLHALSHRLVAPNDLNLDGVFGQLPNVAWTTAGPMHPDDLTRLRPFLIRDGIQVQGLDKFPRLLDYVTPTGVRIADASRVRLGAYLSPGTTVMHEGFVNFNAGTLGASMVEGRISQGVIVGDGSDIGGGASIMGTLSGGGSHRISVGRRTLLGANAGIGISLGDDCVVEAGLYVTAGTKVVLADEPVHADGTQPLAKGAELSGRNGLLFRRNSLTGAVEAVRRAGVGVTLNESLHA from the coding sequence ATGAGTGAAGACCGCTGGGTGTGGGGCGTAGGGCTGTCGACGATCGCCGAAAACGGCACGGCTCTGGATGCCTGGTTCCCCGAGCCGCGCGTCGGGCGGCTCCCCACCGGCTTCGATCCGGCGCTGGCAGCCTCGGACATCGAGCGTCACGCCGTCCCCGACCCCCGTCGGGCCGTCGACATCGACGTCGTCGCGCTCGAGATCGATCTCGACCACCCGCCCACCTCCACGGCGGACGCCTATCTCCGCCTGCACGCGCTGTCGCACCGCCTCGTCGCGCCCAACGACCTGAACCTCGACGGCGTCTTCGGCCAGCTTCCGAACGTCGCCTGGACGACGGCCGGGCCCATGCATCCCGACGACCTCACGCGACTGCGTCCGTTCCTCATCCGCGACGGAATCCAGGTTCAAGGACTGGACAAATTCCCGCGACTGCTCGACTACGTCACGCCGACCGGGGTCCGCATCGCCGATGCGTCGAGAGTGCGTCTGGGCGCCTACCTCTCCCCCGGCACCACGGTCATGCACGAGGGCTTCGTCAACTTCAACGCCGGCACGCTCGGCGCATCGATGGTCGAGGGCAGGATCTCGCAGGGCGTGATCGTGGGCGACGGGAGCGACATCGGCGGCGGCGCCTCGATCATGGGGACGCTTTCGGGCGGCGGTTCGCACCGCATCTCCGTCGGCCGACGAACGCTCCTGGGGGCCAACGCCGGAATCGGCATCTCCCTCGGTGACGACTGCGTCGTCGAGGCGGGCCTCTACGTCACCGCCGGCACCAAGGTCGTGCTCGCCGACGAGCCCGTGCACGCCGACGGAACGCAGCCCCTCGCGAAGGGCGCCGAGCTGTCGGGCCGCAACGGCCTGCTCTTCCGCCGCAACTCGCTCACCGGCGCCGTCGAGGCGGTGCGCCGGGCCGGGGTGGGCGTCACCCTCAACGAGTCGCTGCACGCCTAA
- a CDS encoding histidinol dehydrogenase has translation MRTSTLARILTWIVAVVIGGAYGLAGTIAHPFTLWVLPVGLTLAMIGSTALLIAIRLLTADRWATLAAGLGMLAATLVFSGEGPGGSVIVPQTSLGIVWTFSVPLVVAVVVAWPDRISVPARPARSETID, from the coding sequence ATGCGCACGTCCACCCTCGCCCGCATCCTCACCTGGATCGTCGCGGTCGTGATCGGCGGAGCGTACGGACTGGCGGGGACCATCGCCCACCCTTTCACCCTGTGGGTCCTTCCCGTCGGCCTGACGCTCGCGATGATCGGGTCGACGGCGCTCCTGATCGCCATCCGTCTCCTCACCGCAGACCGGTGGGCGACGCTCGCCGCCGGCCTCGGGATGCTCGCTGCCACGCTGGTCTTCTCCGGCGAGGGCCCGGGAGGGAGCGTCATCGTCCCGCAGACGAGTCTCGGAATCGTGTGGACGTTCTCGGTGCCCCTCGTGGTCGCGGTGGTCGTCGCGTGGCCCGACCGGATATCGGTGCCGGCGAGGCCTGCCCGGTCGGAGACCATAGACTGA
- a CDS encoding AzlD domain-containing protein: MTLWTAVLIASIICVALKTVGYLIPPKVLEAPRPARIADLLTVALLAALVAVQTLGAGQAIVVDARVPAVLVAAGLLLVRAPFLVVVAAAALTAALLRWLGWAA; encoded by the coding sequence ATGACGCTCTGGACGGCGGTCCTCATCGCCTCGATCATCTGCGTGGCGCTGAAGACGGTCGGTTACCTCATCCCGCCGAAGGTCCTGGAGGCACCCCGCCCGGCCCGGATCGCCGATCTGCTGACCGTCGCGCTGCTCGCGGCGCTCGTGGCCGTGCAGACCCTCGGCGCCGGCCAGGCGATCGTCGTCGACGCTCGGGTGCCCGCCGTGCTGGTGGCTGCCGGCCTGCTCCTCGTGCGTGCCCCCTTCCTGGTGGTGGTGGCCGCCGCCGCCCTCACCGCCGCCCTCCTGCGGTGGCTGGGCTGGGCGGCCTGA
- the typA gene encoding translational GTPase TypA, whose product MARALRPDLRNVAIVAHVDHGKTTLVDAMLRQTGSFGDHAHVEERAMDSNDLEREKGITILAKNTAITYNGAHTDVPVTINVIDTPGHADFGGEVERGLSMVDGVVLLVDASEGPLPQTRFVLRKALEAKLPVILLVNKTDRPDARIAEVEEEAHDLLLGLASDLQDDVPDLDVDALLDVPVVYASGRAGAASRTRPANGELPDNDDLEPLFEAILQHVPAPSYDDEAPLQAWVTNLDSSPFLGRLALLRVFNGTLKKGQTVAWVRHDGSHSTARITELLKTRALERYPAEEAGPGDIVAIAGFEDITIGETIADPEDVRPLPAITVDDPAISMTIGTNTSPLVGKVKGHKVTARMVKDRLDRELIGNVSLKVVDIGRPDAWEVQGRGELALAILVENMRREGFELTVGKPQVVTRKGEDGKVKEPFEHLTIDAPEEYLGAITQLLASRKGRMETMVNHGTGWVRMEFVVPSRGLIGFRTEFLSVTRGTGIANAISHGYDDWAGHIQSRQNGSIVADRAGVVTPFAMMALQERMSFFVQPTEEVYEGMVVGENTRADDMDVNITKEKKLTNMRSSTADELERLTPPRQLSLEESLEFAREDECVEVTPEKVRIRKVILDATERGRAASRLKRQDANV is encoded by the coding sequence ATGGCGCGCGCCCTCCGTCCGGACCTCCGCAACGTCGCGATCGTCGCGCACGTCGACCACGGCAAGACCACCCTTGTGGACGCGATGCTGCGGCAGACCGGGTCGTTCGGCGACCACGCCCACGTCGAAGAGCGGGCGATGGACTCCAACGATCTGGAGCGCGAGAAGGGGATCACGATCCTCGCCAAGAACACCGCGATCACCTACAACGGCGCGCACACCGACGTGCCGGTCACGATCAACGTCATCGACACGCCCGGTCACGCCGACTTCGGCGGCGAGGTGGAGCGAGGCCTGTCGATGGTCGACGGCGTGGTGCTGCTGGTCGACGCCAGCGAGGGTCCGCTTCCCCAGACCCGCTTCGTGCTGCGCAAGGCCCTGGAGGCCAAGCTCCCCGTCATCCTGCTGGTGAACAAGACCGACCGCCCCGACGCGCGCATCGCCGAGGTCGAGGAGGAGGCGCACGACCTGCTGCTCGGTCTCGCCTCCGACCTGCAGGACGACGTGCCCGACCTCGATGTCGACGCGCTCCTCGACGTTCCCGTCGTGTACGCGTCGGGGCGCGCAGGGGCTGCCTCGCGCACGCGCCCGGCCAATGGCGAGCTCCCCGACAACGACGATCTCGAGCCGCTGTTCGAGGCGATCCTCCAGCACGTGCCTGCGCCGTCCTACGACGACGAGGCTCCGCTGCAGGCATGGGTGACGAACCTCGACTCCAGCCCCTTCCTCGGGCGCCTCGCGCTCCTGCGCGTGTTCAACGGCACGCTGAAGAAGGGTCAGACCGTCGCCTGGGTCCGCCACGACGGCTCGCACTCCACCGCGCGGATCACCGAGCTGCTGAAGACCCGTGCGCTCGAGCGCTACCCCGCCGAGGAGGCGGGCCCCGGAGACATCGTCGCCATCGCCGGTTTCGAGGACATCACCATCGGCGAGACCATCGCCGACCCCGAGGACGTCCGGCCGCTGCCTGCGATCACCGTGGACGACCCCGCGATCTCGATGACCATCGGGACCAACACCTCGCCCCTGGTCGGAAAGGTCAAGGGGCACAAGGTCACCGCCCGCATGGTGAAGGACCGTCTCGACCGTGAGCTCATCGGCAACGTCTCGCTGAAGGTGGTCGACATCGGCCGGCCTGACGCCTGGGAGGTGCAGGGCCGTGGCGAGCTCGCCCTCGCCATCCTCGTGGAGAACATGCGGCGCGAGGGCTTCGAGCTGACCGTCGGCAAGCCTCAGGTCGTCACCCGGAAGGGTGAGGACGGCAAGGTCAAGGAGCCCTTCGAGCACCTCACGATCGACGCCCCCGAGGAGTACCTCGGCGCCATCACCCAGCTCCTCGCCTCACGCAAGGGCCGGATGGAGACGATGGTCAACCACGGCACCGGATGGGTGCGCATGGAGTTCGTCGTGCCGTCGCGCGGCCTCATCGGCTTCCGCACCGAGTTCCTCTCGGTCACCCGCGGCACTGGTATCGCCAATGCGATCTCGCACGGCTACGACGATTGGGCGGGACACATCCAGTCCCGCCAGAACGGGTCGATCGTGGCCGACCGTGCGGGCGTCGTGACCCCGTTCGCGATGATGGCTCTCCAGGAGCGCATGAGCTTCTTCGTCCAGCCCACCGAAGAGGTGTACGAGGGCATGGTCGTCGGCGAGAACACCCGCGCCGACGACATGGACGTCAACATCACCAAGGAGAAGAAGCTCACCAACATGCGCTCGTCCACCGCCGACGAGCTCGAGCGTCTGACCCCGCCGCGTCAGCTGTCGCTGGAGGAGAGCCTCGAATTCGCGCGAGAGGACGAGTGCGTCGAGGTGACGCCCGAGAAGGTGCGCATCCGCAAGGTGATCCTGGATGCGACCGAACGTGGTCGCGCTGCGTCGCGGCTGAAGCGCCAGGACGCCAACGTCTGA
- the dapC gene encoding succinyldiaminopimelate transaminase: MGVADLADYPWDAVRPFAVRAQQHPDGIVDLSVGSPVDPTPDVVAAALRDATDAHAYPQTAGTPALRTAIAQWYARRRGVPGLADDEVLPTVGSKEFVALLPLLLGLGPGDVVVHPRAAYPTYEVGARLVGATPFASDDPAQWPDATRLVWLNSPGNPDGAVQDAAALRAARERARTVGAILASDECYAELGWDAPWDATPIPSVLDPRVTDGDRRGVLSVYSLSKQSNLAGYRAAFVAGDAALLAGIHTARKHLGLIPPAPVQAAMVAALGDDRHVHEQRERYRRRRDILRPALIDAGFRIDRSEGGLYLWATEGRDAWESLSDLADLGILVGPGTFYGPHHPQHIRLSLTASDERIQTAAARLRARGIV, from the coding sequence GTGGGGGTCGCCGACCTCGCCGACTACCCCTGGGATGCCGTCCGGCCGTTCGCGGTGCGGGCTCAGCAGCATCCCGACGGCATCGTCGACCTCTCCGTCGGCTCACCGGTGGACCCCACGCCCGACGTCGTCGCCGCGGCGCTGCGTGACGCGACGGACGCGCACGCCTACCCTCAGACCGCGGGAACGCCCGCGCTGCGGACCGCGATCGCCCAGTGGTACGCCCGGCGGCGCGGGGTCCCCGGCCTCGCCGACGATGAGGTGCTGCCCACCGTCGGGTCGAAGGAGTTCGTCGCCCTCCTCCCACTCCTCCTGGGTCTCGGGCCCGGCGATGTCGTTGTGCACCCGCGCGCGGCGTATCCGACCTACGAGGTCGGCGCTCGGCTGGTGGGTGCGACGCCGTTCGCCTCGGACGACCCGGCGCAGTGGCCCGACGCGACCCGGCTGGTGTGGCTGAACTCGCCCGGCAACCCCGACGGTGCGGTGCAGGATGCCGCGGCCCTGCGTGCGGCGCGGGAGCGCGCGCGCACCGTCGGCGCGATTCTCGCCTCGGACGAGTGCTACGCCGAGCTCGGCTGGGACGCCCCGTGGGACGCGACCCCGATTCCCTCGGTGCTCGATCCGCGCGTCACGGACGGTGACCGGCGCGGCGTGCTGTCGGTCTACTCGCTGAGCAAGCAGTCCAACCTCGCCGGCTACCGCGCAGCCTTCGTCGCCGGAGACGCCGCTCTTCTCGCCGGGATCCACACCGCCCGCAAGCACCTCGGTCTCATCCCCCCGGCGCCCGTGCAAGCCGCGATGGTCGCCGCGCTCGGCGACGACCGCCACGTGCACGAACAGCGCGAGCGGTATCGCCGACGCCGCGACATCCTCCGACCCGCCCTGATCGATGCCGGGTTCCGGATCGACCGCAGCGAGGGCGGCCTGTACCTGTGGGCGACGGAAGGACGCGATGCCTGGGAGAGCCTGTCGGACCTCGCCGATCTCGGCATCCTCGTCGGCCCCGGCACGTTCTACGGACCTCACCATCCGCAGCACATCCGGCTGTCTCTCACCGCGTCGGACGAGCGGATCCAGACAGCGGCCGCACGGTTGCGCGCGCGGGGAATCGTCTGA
- a CDS encoding citrate synthase — translation MSDGTQQEKATFTIGERTAEFPVLAGTDGIPSVDISTFMRQTGHTTLDYGFVNTSATKSAITFIDGDKGILRYRGYPIEQLAKNSTYLEVAWLLIYGELPTADQLAEFDNRIRRHTLLHEDLKRFFSALPHTAHPMSVLSAATAALSTYYERESDPNNPEHVELNTIRMLAKLPVIAAYAHKKSVGQAFLYPDNSLSFVDNFLKLNFGVLSEIYDVNPVMTRALERLLILHEDHEQNASTSTVRLVGSTGANQFSSISAGINALYGPLHGGANEAVLEMLGRIRDSGEGVRRFVERVKNKEDGVKLMGFGHRVYKNYDPRAKLVKESADEVLEALGVSDPLLDLAKELETIALEDDYFKERRLYPNVDFYTGVIYKAMGFPTRMFTVLFAIGRLPGWLAHWREMQQDPQTKIGRPQQLYTGAVERNYPGEV, via the coding sequence GTGAGCGACGGAACCCAGCAGGAGAAGGCAACCTTCACGATCGGGGAACGCACCGCAGAATTCCCGGTGCTGGCGGGGACGGACGGCATCCCCAGCGTCGACATCTCCACCTTCATGCGCCAGACCGGGCACACCACCCTCGACTACGGGTTCGTGAACACCTCGGCGACGAAGTCGGCCATCACCTTCATCGACGGCGACAAGGGTATCCTTCGGTATCGCGGCTATCCGATCGAGCAGCTGGCGAAGAACAGCACCTACCTCGAGGTCGCCTGGCTGCTGATCTACGGTGAGCTGCCCACGGCCGATCAGCTCGCGGAATTCGACAACCGCATCCGTCGCCACACTCTGCTGCACGAGGATCTCAAGCGGTTCTTCTCCGCTCTTCCCCACACGGCCCACCCGATGTCGGTGCTCTCCGCGGCGACGGCGGCGCTGTCGACCTATTACGAGCGCGAGTCCGATCCGAACAATCCCGAGCACGTCGAGCTGAACACCATCCGGATGCTCGCGAAGCTCCCCGTGATCGCCGCCTACGCGCACAAGAAGAGCGTCGGGCAGGCCTTCCTCTACCCCGACAACTCGCTGAGCTTCGTCGACAATTTCCTGAAGCTCAACTTCGGCGTGCTCTCGGAGATCTACGACGTCAACCCCGTGATGACCCGCGCCCTCGAGCGGCTGCTGATCCTCCACGAGGACCACGAGCAGAACGCCTCCACCTCGACCGTGCGGCTCGTCGGCTCGACCGGCGCGAACCAGTTCTCCTCGATCTCAGCAGGCATCAACGCGCTGTACGGTCCGCTGCACGGCGGAGCGAACGAGGCCGTGCTGGAGATGCTCGGACGCATCCGCGACTCGGGCGAGGGCGTGCGTCGCTTCGTCGAGCGCGTGAAGAACAAGGAGGACGGGGTGAAGCTCATGGGCTTCGGGCACCGCGTCTACAAGAATTACGACCCGCGCGCCAAGCTCGTGAAGGAATCGGCCGACGAGGTCCTCGAGGCGCTGGGCGTCAGCGATCCGCTGCTGGACCTCGCGAAGGAGCTCGAGACGATCGCGCTCGAGGACGACTACTTCAAGGAGCGTCGCCTCTACCCGAACGTGGACTTCTACACGGGCGTGATCTACAAGGCGATGGGTTTCCCCACCCGCATGTTCACCGTGCTGTTCGCCATCGGCCGCCTTCCCGGTTGGCTGGCGCACTGGCGCGAGATGCAGCAGGACCCGCAGACCAAGATCGGCCGTCCGCAGCAGCTGTACACCGGGGCCGTGGAACGGAATTATCCCGGCGAGGTCTGA
- a CDS encoding XRE family transcriptional regulator — translation MESLGARIATSLRRERDAAGLTVSELARRAGVSKATVSQLESGAGNPSVETLWAIATALGIPFSVFVDDPAPVTRLVRASQVPAVPSALAPYAAALLSACPPGARRDLYVIRADPGGTRRSAPHPRGTVEYVVLISGRALVGPEEDPVTLEPGDFLTYAGDAPHVFEALVPATSAVLLSEAR, via the coding sequence ATGGAGTCGCTTGGAGCCCGCATCGCCACCTCGCTCCGTCGCGAACGCGACGCGGCCGGCCTGACGGTCTCGGAGCTCGCGCGGCGCGCAGGGGTGTCCAAGGCGACGGTGTCTCAGCTGGAGAGCGGAGCGGGAAATCCCAGCGTCGAGACGCTCTGGGCGATTGCGACGGCGCTCGGAATCCCCTTCTCCGTCTTCGTGGACGACCCGGCCCCGGTGACCCGCCTCGTCCGAGCGAGCCAGGTGCCGGCGGTCCCCTCTGCTCTGGCGCCCTACGCCGCTGCGCTGCTGTCCGCGTGCCCCCCGGGAGCCCGGCGCGACCTCTACGTGATCCGGGCCGATCCCGGCGGCACACGCCGTTCGGCGCCCCACCCCCGGGGCACGGTCGAGTACGTCGTCCTCATCTCGGGGCGGGCGCTGGTCGGTCCCGAAGAGGACCCCGTGACCCTCGAGCCTGGAGACTTCCTCACCTACGCCGGCGACGCGCCCCACGTGTTCGAGGCACTCGTGCCTGCGACATCCGCCGTTCTGCTCTCGGAAGCGCGCTGA
- the fdxA gene encoding ferredoxin codes for MTYVIALPCVDVKDRACIDECPVDCIYEGERSLYIHPDECVDCGACEPVCPVEAIYYEDDLPEEWSDYYTANVEFFSDVGSPGGAAKVGVIAKDHPIIAALPPQDH; via the coding sequence GTGACGTATGTGATCGCCCTCCCGTGCGTCGATGTCAAGGATCGCGCCTGCATCGACGAGTGCCCGGTCGACTGCATCTACGAGGGTGAACGCTCTCTGTACATCCACCCCGACGAGTGCGTGGACTGCGGTGCGTGCGAGCCCGTCTGCCCGGTCGAGGCGATCTACTACGAGGACGACCTCCCCGAGGAGTGGTCGGACTACTACACGGCGAACGTCGAGTTCTTCTCCGACGTGGGCTCGCCCGGCGGTGCCGCCAAGGTCGGCGTCATCGCGAAGGACCACCCGATCATCGCCGCCCTTCCTCCCCAGGACCACTGA